From Flavobacterium sp. 102, a single genomic window includes:
- a CDS encoding DUF4199 domain-containing protein: MKKIIITNGLIAGAIVAAFMVYGTIQMNKPDFEPSMVLGYAGMLIAYVFVFLGIKNYRDNHNNGVITFGEGFKIGMLISLIASTIYVGVWLIEYYCFFPDFMEKFTAMSLKNLDKTTMTATEIKAKTDEINMFKEWYKNPIMVILLTYAEILIPIGLLVPVISALILKRKSVSKETI; encoded by the coding sequence ATGAAAAAAATTATTATTACTAACGGACTTATTGCCGGTGCTATCGTAGCCGCTTTTATGGTGTATGGCACTATTCAAATGAACAAACCCGACTTTGAGCCAAGTATGGTTCTGGGCTATGCCGGAATGCTTATTGCTTATGTCTTTGTCTTTTTAGGCATTAAAAATTACCGTGACAATCACAACAACGGTGTCATTACTTTTGGAGAAGGTTTTAAAATTGGAATGCTTATCTCTTTAATTGCGTCAACCATTTATGTCGGCGTTTGGTTAATCGAATATTACTGCTTCTTCCCTGACTTTATGGAAAAATTCACTGCCATGAGTCTCAAGAATCTTGACAAAACTACCATGACAGCAACTGAAATCAAAGCTAAAACCGATGAAATAAACATGTTTAAAGAATGGTATAAAAACCCAATCATGGTTATCTTACTGACTTATGCAGAAATATTGATTCCAATAGGATTATTGGTTCCGGTAATTAGTGCCTTAATCTTAAAACGAAAATCAGTGTCTAAAGAAACAATCTAA
- a CDS encoding DoxX family protein, with the protein MMKKNFNDLALLILRVGFGGFMLTHGIPKISMLSNPSDFGDPIGVGATTSLILALIGEVVAPIMLIIGFKTKWAAIPAAITMFVAGFIVHAKDDLATKEHALLFFITFVVIFLAGAGKYSIDKA; encoded by the coding sequence ATGATGAAAAAAAACTTTAACGATTTAGCACTTTTAATATTAAGAGTTGGCTTTGGTGGCTTTATGCTTACCCATGGAATTCCAAAAATAAGTATGTTATCAAACCCTTCCGATTTTGGTGACCCTATAGGTGTTGGCGCCACAACATCCTTAATTTTAGCACTTATTGGAGAAGTTGTCGCTCCTATTATGTTAATCATAGGTTTTAAAACAAAATGGGCTGCAATCCCTGCTGCAATTACTATGTTTGTTGCCGGATTTATAGTACATGCCAAAGACGATTTAGCAACTAAAGAACATGCTTTATTGTTTTTTATAACCTTTGTTGTGATATTTCTAGCAGGAGCTGGAAAATATTCAATTGATAAAGCTTAA
- a CDS encoding DUF1801 domain-containing protein has translation MHPDIQNYYNTQEPEYKVICDKLAEIILKNLPEAENKVWHSHPVWFIDGNPIVGYDKLKNGLRLMFWSGVTFEEKDLKPGTGKFKDASITYTSIDQLNVEDIERWLQKSKNIQWDYKNIVKRKGVLERLK, from the coding sequence ATGCATCCTGATATTCAAAACTACTATAACACTCAAGAACCAGAGTACAAAGTTATTTGCGACAAACTAGCCGAAATTATTCTTAAAAATTTACCCGAAGCCGAAAACAAAGTCTGGCACTCGCATCCTGTTTGGTTTATAGACGGTAATCCGATTGTTGGTTACGATAAATTAAAAAATGGTCTTCGGCTAATGTTTTGGAGCGGCGTTACCTTTGAAGAAAAAGACTTAAAACCGGGAACCGGAAAGTTCAAAGATGCTTCAATCACTTATACCTCAATTGATCAGCTCAATGTTGAAGATATTGAACGTTGGCTTCAAAAATCAAAAAATATTCAATGGGATTATAAAAATATTGTCAAGCGAAAAGGCGTCTTAGAACGACTGAAATAA
- a CDS encoding DUF5004 domain-containing protein, whose amino-acid sequence MKTQFLLLAFLFTFASAQSQTINEALITGKWKVKKATALKDADKPETKELVTGFQKATYSFNEDHSFTFESKSSAKMLEQLEKLFQNNQWIFDKKKKQIKVGLKKEGYSNMTFIVRTEEKKIIFFIEDAQIEMVMKKQ is encoded by the coding sequence ATGAAAACCCAATTCCTACTCTTAGCCTTTCTATTTACTTTTGCCTCAGCGCAAAGTCAAACCATAAACGAAGCTTTGATTACCGGTAAATGGAAAGTCAAAAAAGCTACTGCACTCAAAGATGCGGACAAACCCGAAACCAAAGAACTGGTAACCGGTTTTCAAAAAGCAACTTATAGCTTCAATGAAGATCACAGCTTTACCTTTGAAAGTAAAAGCTCCGCTAAAATGTTAGAACAACTCGAAAAATTGTTCCAAAATAACCAATGGATTTTTGATAAAAAGAAAAAACAAATCAAAGTCGGACTGAAAAAGGAAGGGTATTCAAACATGACTTTTATAGTGCGAACAGAAGAAAAGAAAATCATCTTCTTTATTGAAGATGCGCAGATTGAAATGGTCATGAAAAAGCAATAA
- a CDS encoding DUF4870 domain-containing protein, with protein MMHRKTISVISYITIIGWIIAYREYEKGAKSSLAKFHLEQSFGLAVIVVVSNIIMMIPVFFDSFFILLLIINNMGLVILWIAGLISAYHGVRLPLPFIGFYFKDKFRFIQ; from the coding sequence ATGATGCACAGAAAAACCATTTCAGTAATAAGCTACATCACCATCATCGGTTGGATAATTGCTTATAGGGAATATGAAAAAGGAGCTAAATCTTCTTTGGCTAAATTCCATTTGGAACAGTCTTTTGGATTGGCTGTCATTGTAGTTGTGTCCAATATTATAATGATGATACCTGTTTTTTTCGACTCGTTCTTCATCTTATTGCTAATTATTAACAACATGGGATTGGTGATACTTTGGATTGCCGGATTAATAAGTGCCTATCATGGTGTGAGACTACCATTGCCATTTATTGGATTTTATTTCAAAGATAAGTTTCGATTTATCCAATAG
- a CDS encoding response regulator transcription factor: protein MLKLKPYKEIISYAIAMGLLLLLLRWLEFRFLILEHQYEIYIGIISLLFLLFGIWLSNKVTKPKVKTIVVEKEVRVPIDNFILNETELQQRNISKRELEVLTLMAQGMSNQEIAEQLFVSLNTVKTHSAKLFEKLEVKRRTQAIETAKKLQLLPPTLG, encoded by the coding sequence TTGCTTAAACTAAAACCATACAAAGAAATCATCAGCTATGCTATAGCCATGGGTTTATTGCTTTTGTTATTGCGTTGGCTGGAATTTCGCTTTTTGATTTTAGAACATCAATACGAAATCTACATCGGGATTATCTCTCTACTCTTTTTGCTTTTTGGTATTTGGTTGTCCAATAAAGTAACCAAACCCAAAGTAAAAACCATAGTAGTCGAAAAAGAAGTTCGAGTGCCCATAGATAACTTCATTCTAAATGAAACCGAATTACAACAAAGAAACATCAGCAAACGAGAACTCGAAGTGTTAACTTTAATGGCACAAGGAATGAGCAATCAGGAAATCGCCGAACAGTTGTTTGTTTCACTCAACACTGTAAAAACACACAGTGCTAAACTCTTTGAAAAACTTGAAGTCAAGAGAAGAACACAAGCGATAGAAACTGCCAAAAAACTACAACTCTTGCCTCCTACTTTAGGATGA
- a CDS encoding leucine-rich repeat domain-containing protein has product MKKITDKIVAEKETIKYINLSEQYSLYELPDIIKECKALEKLTLSFTPIREIPNYIFDLPKLRELHFAGCEELRNQVIPFSASQPLEKLSLHANSSNTFFDEIEKLTKLKSLTVSGKINEIPKSVFNLSALQELVLFDTQISTVPKEIEKLKSLKKFSISQAVFLPDDEYVPLHLEELFKNLSQCHSLKELHLNSNGIKQIPESIKLLKQLEVFSAEDNLIVSYNKALHDLTKLKVLNLGINQLKEIPTGIGQLTQLKILKLNSNWQNNFDAKNLFDEIYKLTDLETLELYSCQSIKAIPETISSLNKLKKLDVDNNLIEKLPRSIFNMTHLNTLRISSNKISPKEISELKTYLTSTKIMA; this is encoded by the coding sequence ATGAAAAAAATTACAGATAAAATAGTAGCCGAAAAAGAGACTATTAAATATATCAATCTGTCAGAACAATATTCTTTATATGAATTGCCGGACATTATAAAAGAATGTAAAGCTCTTGAAAAACTTACCCTATCATTTACCCCAATTCGGGAAATTCCAAATTACATTTTCGATCTTCCTAAACTAAGGGAGCTCCACTTTGCAGGATGTGAAGAATTGCGAAACCAGGTTATCCCATTTTCTGCTTCACAACCATTAGAAAAGCTGTCATTGCACGCTAATAGCAGTAATACTTTTTTTGACGAAATTGAAAAACTGACAAAGCTCAAATCATTAACCGTAAGCGGGAAAATTAATGAGATTCCAAAGTCCGTTTTTAATCTTTCGGCTCTACAGGAATTGGTACTATTTGACACTCAAATCTCTACGGTTCCCAAAGAAATTGAAAAATTAAAATCTTTAAAAAAGTTTTCAATTAGCCAAGCGGTATTTTTACCGGACGACGAATACGTGCCATTACATCTTGAAGAATTATTTAAAAACCTATCGCAATGTCATAGTTTAAAAGAGTTGCATCTCAATAGTAACGGAATAAAACAAATTCCGGAATCCATTAAACTATTGAAACAATTAGAGGTTTTCTCGGCAGAAGACAATTTAATTGTTTCTTATAATAAAGCGCTACATGATTTAACGAAATTAAAAGTGCTCAATTTGGGAATTAATCAATTAAAAGAAATCCCGACTGGAATAGGTCAATTGACTCAATTGAAAATTTTGAAACTCAACTCAAACTGGCAGAACAACTTCGACGCTAAAAACCTATTTGATGAAATATATAAATTAACCGATTTGGAAACGCTTGAACTTTACAGTTGCCAAAGTATTAAAGCAATTCCGGAAACAATTTCAAGTTTAAATAAGCTTAAAAAGTTAGACGTCGATAATAATCTGATTGAGAAATTGCCCAGAAGCATCTTTAATATGACCCATCTGAATACATTGAGAATTTCATCAAACAAAATTAGTCCAAAAGAAATTTCTGAATTAAAAACATATCTCACTTCCACTAAAATAATGGCTTGA
- a CDS encoding HAMP domain-containing sensor histidine kinase → MNSIYLKKLKFQDRKVVHYTLLACIILLQILAILIWYNETINEDKIAASFDTIDQANQVSQFTGNVNNAIIKSQEHFNNYITSNDQNSLNNYLASLKETSAFIDSITVTTKNHKEFKTLLAKRNKAATEIHLIKSSIDSILNSQLYPKQHEVAAPFKFESLNYNKVLDSVDTNTSIKIDSISRKGLLTRLVDAFSGKIEIQKEQLNTVVTMKYKDKVVTGTLEEQMKFLILASNKYYAIEFNKLKSAFLNLRKKDFELVKFNSELLLLSQATLPDFTNAANDLKLNSQHNLKNQFETNKAIRNYSIVAVIILMFIVSLILFGFTRLAFEYEKRLTTAQEKIRQSLNFKNRIMGMISHEIRSPLSLIAIYSKKISASVKEEEVRATFKSVEFTTNSLLLLSNQILEYSKDEHHKPELKHKNFLLKTEIGQIITAMTSLVESKGNKLSLNSDLKADYEVYSDATKIHQLFYNIIGNANKFTDKGQIKVNIQQDNVSDYEVNLKVTIEDNGIGIAPNDLENIFESYYQGTISAKVNDLGVGLGLNLCKEIIELFEGEINIESKIGKGTKVMFNLILSRV, encoded by the coding sequence TTGAACTCAATCTATCTTAAAAAACTAAAGTTTCAAGATCGAAAAGTTGTGCATTACACGTTGTTAGCGTGTATCATTCTTTTACAAATTCTTGCTATTCTCATTTGGTACAACGAAACCATTAATGAAGACAAGATTGCCGCGTCATTTGACACTATTGACCAAGCCAATCAAGTCAGTCAATTTACCGGTAACGTGAACAATGCCATTATTAAATCACAAGAACATTTCAACAATTACATCACCAGTAATGATCAAAATTCGTTGAATAATTATTTAGCTTCCTTAAAAGAAACAAGTGCATTTATTGACAGCATAACTGTTACCACTAAAAACCATAAGGAATTCAAAACTCTTTTGGCGAAGAGAAATAAGGCTGCTACTGAAATCCATTTGATAAAATCATCTATTGATTCTATCCTTAACAGCCAACTTTATCCAAAGCAGCATGAAGTGGCTGCACCTTTTAAATTCGAAAGTCTTAACTATAACAAAGTCTTAGACAGTGTTGACACCAATACTTCCATAAAAATTGACAGCATTTCGAGAAAAGGATTATTGACGCGATTAGTAGATGCTTTTTCGGGAAAAATTGAAATTCAGAAAGAACAATTGAACACGGTTGTCACCATGAAATACAAGGACAAAGTCGTCACCGGAACGCTCGAAGAGCAAATGAAATTTTTGATTTTAGCCAGTAACAAATATTATGCAATAGAGTTCAACAAACTAAAATCAGCTTTCTTAAACCTACGAAAAAAAGACTTCGAACTGGTGAAGTTTAATAGCGAATTACTTTTATTAAGTCAAGCCACTTTACCCGATTTCACCAATGCGGCCAATGATTTAAAATTGAACAGTCAGCACAACTTAAAAAACCAATTTGAAACCAACAAAGCCATTCGGAATTATTCGATAGTAGCGGTTATCATTTTAATGTTTATAGTATCACTTATCTTGTTCGGATTCACGCGTTTGGCATTTGAATATGAAAAAAGGTTGACTACTGCGCAGGAAAAAATTCGACAAAGCTTGAATTTCAAAAACCGAATTATGGGCATGATAAGCCACGAAATTCGTTCACCGCTTAGTCTTATTGCTATTTACAGTAAAAAGATAAGTGCTTCCGTCAAAGAGGAAGAAGTAAGAGCAACTTTTAAGTCTGTTGAATTTACCACCAATTCCTTATTGTTATTGTCCAATCAAATTTTGGAATATTCTAAAGACGAGCATCACAAGCCGGAATTAAAACACAAGAATTTTTTGCTTAAAACGGAAATCGGTCAAATCATTACCGCGATGACTTCCTTGGTAGAAAGTAAAGGCAATAAATTAAGTTTAAATTCTGATTTAAAGGCCGATTATGAAGTGTATTCCGATGCGACTAAGATTCACCAACTTTTCTACAATATCATTGGCAATGCCAATAAGTTTACTGATAAAGGTCAAATCAAAGTCAACATACAACAAGACAATGTTTCAGATTACGAAGTGAATTTAAAAGTCACTATTGAAGACAACGGCATAGGAATTGCTCCAAATGATTTAGAAAATATTTTTGAATCGTATTACCAAGGAACCATTTCTGCCAAAGTAAATGATTTAGGGGTTGGTTTAGGGTTAAATCTTTGCAAAGAAATTATCGAACTTTTTGAAGGAGAAATTAACATTGAAAGCAAGATAGGTAAAGGAACTAAAGTGATGTTTAATTTGATTTTAAGCAGAGTATAA
- a CDS encoding L,D-transpeptidase: MKKYIIVAIIGLVLWSCKQEPKNVVIKKTAPERRQPKTVAYQWQKTKEWLATTSDSSAIKIALIANRTDVANFVKMDSVIIPTDLTGDIEFYLPFPFKVKALEEVNKIIFFSYPSQTFATYEKGELTHTGPTNMGRKADKTPTGLFFTNWKAEETTSTFNDEWDLKWNFNIANKLGVGWHQYELPGYPASHSCLRLQEKDARYLYEWADQWVLLDDNTISIKGTPVIVFGSYDFDAPKPWSQLVANPKALAISEKEITKQATPFLKTILTEQQKRVKYQGKK, translated from the coding sequence ATGAAAAAGTACATCATAGTGGCAATTATAGGTTTAGTATTATGGTCTTGTAAACAAGAGCCAAAAAACGTTGTTATCAAAAAAACAGCACCCGAAAGACGTCAACCTAAAACTGTAGCTTACCAGTGGCAAAAAACCAAAGAATGGTTAGCCACAACATCAGACAGTAGCGCAATTAAGATTGCTTTGATAGCTAACCGAACCGATGTGGCCAATTTTGTAAAAATGGATTCGGTTATCATTCCAACCGATTTGACAGGTGATATTGAGTTTTACCTTCCGTTTCCATTCAAAGTAAAAGCTTTAGAAGAAGTGAATAAAATCATCTTTTTTTCTTATCCTTCGCAGACTTTTGCGACTTACGAAAAAGGAGAATTAACCCATACCGGACCAACCAATATGGGAAGGAAAGCAGATAAAACTCCAACCGGACTTTTCTTTACTAACTGGAAAGCCGAAGAAACCACCAGTACTTTCAACGATGAGTGGGATTTAAAATGGAATTTTAATATCGCTAATAAATTAGGTGTCGGATGGCACCAATACGAACTGCCCGGTTATCCGGCATCGCATTCCTGTTTGAGACTACAGGAAAAAGATGCCAGATATCTTTATGAATGGGCAGATCAGTGGGTATTGTTAGACGACAATACCATTTCTATTAAAGGGACGCCTGTGATTGTTTTTGGCTCCTATGATTTTGACGCGCCAAAACCTTGGTCGCAACTGGTTGCCAATCCCAAAGCACTAGCCATATCAGAGAAAGAAATCACAAAACAGGCAACCCCTTTTTTAAAAACTATTTTGACCGAACAGCAAAAAAGAGTCAAATACCAAGGAAAAAAATAA
- a CDS encoding GNAT family N-acetyltransferase, whose protein sequence is MHTFEIITTERLLLRKLSPETFDFIYQNYSDDELLVFLGLTKPEALVIEKEKYRKGLATFNKTYLYFQLLDKTNEKIIGWCGYHTWYLDHNRAEIGYGLFDDNFKQKGLMSEAMKAILHYGFGSMKLHRVEAFIGKENEASLNLVKKFGFTYEGHLREHYFTNNQMEDSLVFGLLKHEYLN, encoded by the coding sequence ATGCACACTTTTGAAATAATTACTACAGAAAGACTTTTATTGCGAAAGCTATCTCCTGAAACGTTTGACTTTATTTACCAAAATTATTCCGATGATGAATTGCTTGTATTCTTGGGATTGACAAAACCAGAAGCTTTGGTCATCGAAAAAGAAAAGTACCGCAAAGGATTGGCTACTTTCAACAAAACCTATCTTTATTTTCAGCTTTTAGACAAAACTAACGAGAAAATTATCGGTTGGTGCGGCTATCACACTTGGTATTTAGACCACAACCGCGCGGAAATCGGCTACGGATTATTTGACGATAATTTCAAGCAAAAAGGATTGATGAGCGAAGCGATGAAAGCCATACTTCATTATGGTTTTGGCTCAATGAAACTCCATCGCGTAGAAGCTTTTATCGGTAAAGAAAACGAGGCTTCTCTTAATCTTGTCAAAAAATTTGGCTTTACTTATGAAGGCCATTTAAGAGAGCACTATTTCACGAACAATCAAATGGAAGACTCGCTAGTGTTTGGGTTATTAAAACACGAATATCTAAACTGA
- a CDS encoding response regulator transcription factor: MKTTQNFTFLIADDHSIVRQGVSLLIKELFFSAKIHQAGNFKETLKVLRETPIDLLVLDINFPDGNSLNIIADIKAIQPDLKILILSAYDEDIYALRYLNAGASGYLNKGSNEEEMKQALKSMILSGKYITQNIKDRILDSYISKKPINPLELLSNREVEVARLLIKGYGNMEIADQLQVKKSTVSTFKNRIFEKLEINNLADLIDLFQLYN, translated from the coding sequence ATGAAAACCACTCAAAATTTTACCTTTTTAATTGCCGATGATCACAGCATTGTCAGACAAGGCGTTTCTTTATTGATTAAAGAGTTGTTTTTTAGTGCCAAAATACATCAAGCCGGAAACTTCAAAGAAACACTGAAAGTACTCAGAGAAACTCCGATCGATTTGCTAGTGCTCGATATTAACTTTCCAGACGGCAACAGCCTGAATATTATTGCCGACATCAAAGCCATTCAACCCGATTTAAAAATATTGATATTATCAGCTTATGACGAAGATATTTATGCACTTCGTTATCTCAATGCCGGTGCTTCCGGTTACTTGAATAAAGGCAGTAACGAAGAAGAAATGAAGCAAGCGCTAAAAAGCATGATTCTTTCGGGCAAATACATTACACAAAATATCAAAGACAGAATTTTGGATTCCTATATTTCTAAAAAACCCATCAATCCTTTAGAGCTTTTATCCAACAGAGAAGTTGAAGTCGCCCGACTATTAATCAAAGGTTATGGCAATATGGAAATTGCAGATCAGTTACAAGTAAAAAAATCAACTGTAAGTACTTTTAAAAACAGAATTTTTGAAAAATTGGAAATCAACAACCTAGCCGATTTAATCGATTTGTTCCAATTGTATAATTAA
- a CDS encoding PAS domain S-box protein: MILKNKIRASQKLYLLVFILSLFIIGIGFYGINEMRKMNRQMQTLYADRMIPLEQLNNIRYAYLDGIIASAEQIHAKQFSNAIALQQIETSQKNIKVNWEAYLKTYLTPEETILVDQTEVLMKQSDDIVEQFKLALQQENEAALNNLIKNKLYITINPLIAQLDALVSIQIKVGQKLYENNNEVYESANKKFLFLIALSLGFALPFSYYLIRNVNGLIKNLRLKNVEITQSEEKYHSILEHAGDAIFIIAEDNAIIDVNHCACELLGYSEEELLRKKTSELNASDQYTAIEDQWNQLRQNTVLMDERFLLKKDGTMVEVEISRKILADGKSYIAIVRDITERKRAKEQLKTYKHFFYNSNDLASISNTDGYLEIVNPQFAKILGYTEEELKKNKVFHFIHPEDIEATTQEIEKLKLGIDTINFVNRYRKADGKYLWFESNATVDPNNGKLYSITRDITERKKTEDLLRESEIRFSKAFKSAPVSIIVSRISDGTLFEVNEATEKLLNYTREELIGKSTTELNIWVNENDRDFLVNELAEKGQLHGHDFRFRAKGGKTVIVNSSTELIELGGEQCFLCVLVDITERKEIEESLKISEKKYRNIFENVQDVFYQANLDGKILEVSPSVETYIGYKRDELIGSLTENFYWDSSDREKIYQVLQEHFKIMDYEFLLKSKTGEPIYVSLNARLITGDENTETHVDGVLRNITEKKKIELEREKMVTDILHRNKKSEEFSFIVSHNLRAPVAAIIGITKMLNSNPTVAERIELEQSLVTSAEKLDQIIRVLNEVLQIRTQITESKEDVVFSELISQIKSGIFHLIPCENTQIITDFTATDTIFSLRSFIKSIFYNLISNSIKFKQTDKDIIIWIKTSVEDEKVRIHFKDNGRGLDLDKFGKKIFNLYERFHLDIESNGIGLFMVKNQVEILGGTISVESQPGIGTEFIIELPI; this comes from the coding sequence ATGATATTAAAAAATAAAATAAGGGCGTCCCAAAAGTTATATCTGTTGGTATTCATACTGTCCCTTTTTATTATTGGGATAGGTTTTTATGGTATCAATGAAATGCGAAAAATGAATCGGCAGATGCAAACACTCTATGCCGACCGAATGATTCCATTGGAACAACTGAACAATATCCGCTATGCCTACTTAGACGGGATCATTGCTTCAGCCGAACAGATACATGCCAAACAATTTTCAAATGCAATCGCTTTACAGCAAATAGAAACTTCCCAAAAGAACATTAAGGTCAATTGGGAAGCCTACCTCAAAACTTATCTGACGCCGGAGGAAACTATCCTTGTTGATCAAACGGAGGTTTTAATGAAACAATCAGATGATATCGTAGAACAATTCAAGTTGGCACTACAACAAGAAAATGAAGCGGCACTGAACAACCTCATCAAAAACAAACTATACATTACTATAAATCCGCTGATTGCCCAGTTGGATGCCTTAGTTAGTATTCAGATTAAAGTGGGCCAAAAATTGTATGAAAACAACAACGAGGTTTATGAATCCGCTAATAAAAAATTTCTTTTCTTAATTGCCCTCTCTTTGGGTTTTGCCCTACCCTTTTCATATTATCTAATCAGAAATGTAAACGGTTTAATTAAAAATTTACGTTTGAAGAATGTCGAAATTACCCAAAGCGAAGAAAAGTACCATTCGATATTGGAACATGCCGGTGATGCTATTTTTATCATCGCAGAAGACAATGCTATTATTGATGTAAACCATTGTGCCTGTGAATTACTGGGATATAGTGAGGAAGAATTGTTGCGCAAAAAAACCTCTGAACTAAATGCCTCAGATCAATATACCGCCATCGAAGACCAGTGGAACCAACTGCGACAGAATACTGTATTGATGGATGAACGTTTTTTATTAAAAAAAGACGGAACCATGGTGGAAGTGGAAATCAGCAGAAAGATTTTGGCTGACGGCAAAAGTTATATCGCTATTGTTCGTGACATTACCGAGCGAAAAAGAGCGAAAGAACAACTAAAAACATACAAACATTTTTTTTACAACAGTAATGATCTAGCCAGTATCTCTAATACTGACGGCTATTTAGAAATTGTGAATCCACAGTTTGCCAAAATCTTGGGCTATACTGAAGAAGAATTGAAAAAAAACAAAGTATTTCATTTTATTCATCCCGAGGATATTGAAGCTACCACACAGGAAATTGAAAAACTAAAATTAGGAATAGACACGATCAACTTTGTAAACCGTTATCGCAAAGCCGATGGTAAATATTTGTGGTTTGAATCCAATGCTACTGTAGATCCGAATAACGGAAAACTATACTCGATTACCAGAGACATTACCGAACGAAAAAAGACAGAAGATTTATTACGCGAATCAGAGATTCGGTTTTCAAAAGCTTTTAAATCAGCTCCGGTATCTATCATTGTCAGCCGAATCAGTGACGGAACGTTATTTGAAGTTAATGAAGCTACCGAAAAACTCCTCAACTATACCCGAGAAGAACTGATTGGGAAATCGACTACCGAATTAAATATATGGGTCAATGAAAACGACAGAGACTTTTTAGTTAATGAACTCGCAGAAAAAGGTCAATTACACGGTCACGATTTCCGATTTCGCGCCAAAGGCGGAAAAACAGTAATAGTCAACTCGTCTACTGAACTAATAGAACTCGGTGGCGAGCAATGCTTTTTGTGTGTTCTGGTAGACATCACCGAGCGCAAAGAAATAGAAGAATCTCTAAAAATCAGTGAGAAGAAATACCGGAACATTTTTGAGAATGTACAAGATGTCTTTTATCAGGCTAATCTTGACGGCAAAATTCTCGAAGTAAGTCCTTCTGTAGAAACTTATATCGGGTATAAACGTGATGAATTGATAGGCAGTTTAACCGAAAATTTTTATTGGGATTCAAGTGACAGAGAAAAAATCTATCAAGTGTTACAAGAGCATTTCAAAATCATGGATTATGAATTCCTGTTGAAATCAAAAACAGGCGAACCAATTTACGTTTCACTCAATGCCCGATTAATAACAGGTGATGAGAATACGGAAACCCACGTGGATGGTGTATTGCGAAATATAACGGAAAAAAAGAAAATCGAGCTGGAAAGAGAAAAAATGGTAACGGATATACTACACCGTAATAAAAAATCGGAAGAGTTCTCGTTTATTGTTTCTCATAACTTGCGTGCTCCGGTAGCCGCCATTATTGGCATCACCAAAATGCTAAACAGCAATCCTACCGTAGCCGAAAGAATAGAATTAGAACAATCTTTAGTCACTTCTGCCGAAAAATTAGATCAGATCATTCGAGTGCTTAATGAAGTTTTACAGATTCGAACCCAAATTACAGAAAGCAAGGAAGATGTGGTTTTCTCAGAATTGATTAGCCAAATTAAATCGGGTATTTTTCATCTAATTCCGTGTGAAAACACGCAAATCATTACCGATTTTACTGCGACAGATACTATCTTTTCTCTAAGAAGCTTTATAAAAAGTATTTTCTATAACCTAATCTCCAACAGCATCAAATTCAAACAAACCGATAAAGACATTATCATTTGGATAAAAACATCGGTAGAGGATGAAAAGGTACGCATCCATTTTAAAGACAATGGAAGGGGTTTGGATTTGGATAAATTCGGTAAAAAAATATTCAATCTATACGAACGATTCCACTTGGATATTGAAAGCAACGGAATTGGATTGTTTATGGTAAAAAACCAAGTGGAAATCCTAGGCGGAACCATAAGTGTTGAAAGCCAACCCGGCATCGGAACCGAATTCATTATTGAACTGCCAATTTAA